One Rosa chinensis cultivar Old Blush chromosome 3, RchiOBHm-V2, whole genome shotgun sequence DNA window includes the following coding sequences:
- the LOC112193569 gene encoding sucrose nonfermenting 4-like protein, with product MFGSGHGTAYQSSGLPGPILIPTRFVWPYGGRRVFLSGSFTRWLEHIPMSPMEGCPTAFQVVWNLTPGYHQYKFLVDGEWRHNEQLPFVTGNCGIVNTVFLTGEPDTVPTSFSPETSGRSNMDVDNEVFTRMEVAPRISAAELEVSRQRISVFLSTHTAYELLPESGKVIALDVNLPVKEAFHILHEQGVPVAPLWDFEKGQFVGVLSALDFILILRELGNHGPNLTGEELETHTIAAWKEGKLNLNRQLDGNGRCYPPHLISAGPYDSLKEVAVRILQNKVATVPILHTSSEDGSFPQLLHLASLSGILKCICRHFRHSSTSLPILQHPISEFRIGTWVPNIGESNGRLLAMLRPNSSLADALSLLVQAEVSSIPIVDDNDSLLDVYSRSDITALARDKAYAQIRLDQLTIHQTLQLGQNANSPYGFFSGQRCQMCLRSDPLHKVMERLANPGVRRLVIVEAGSKRVEGIISLSDVFRFLLGLA from the exons ATGTTTGGTTCTGGTCACGGTACGGCCTACCAGAGCAGTGGACTTCCAGGACCCATTTTAATTCCGACCCGGTTCGTCTGGCCTTATGGGGGAAGAAGGGTGTTCCTCAGTGGCTCTTTTACAAG GTGGTTAGAACATATACCTATGTCTCCAATGGAGGGGTGCCCAACTGCGTTTCAAGTTGTTTGGAACTTAACGCCTGGATATCACCAG TACAAGTTCTTGGTGGACGGAGAATGGCGACATAACGAGCAACTGCCTTTTGTCACTGGGAATTGTGGAATAGTGAATACCGTCTTTCTAACTGGGGAGCCAGATACAGTTCCTACTAGTTTCAGTCCCGAGACTTCTGGCAGATCCAATATGGATGTAGATAATGAAGTCTTTACGCGTATG GAAGTAGCTCCAAGGATCTCAGCGGCTGAATTGGAGGTCTCTCGGCAGCGTATATCAGTATTTCTATCCACACATACTGCTTACGAGTTGCTTCCTGAGTCAGGCAAG GTCATTGCCTTGGATGTCAATTTACCAGTGAAAGAAGCATTCCATATCCTACACGAACAG GGAGTACCTGTGGCTCCTCTCTGGGATTTTGAAAAGGGACAATTTGTAGGAGTTCTTAGCGCATTGGATTTCATCTTAATATTGAGAGAG CTTGGGAATCATGGGCCAAATTTGACGGGGGAAGAGCTGGAGACTCATACTATAGCAGCATGGAAAGAGGgaaaattaaatttgaacaGACAACTTGATGGAAATGGGAGATGCTATCCGCCACATTTGATCTCT GCCGGGCCTTATGATTCTCTCAAAGAAGTTGCTGTCAGAATTCTGCAAAACAAGGTGGCCACAGTTCCAATTCTTCATACTTCCTCAGAGGATGGTTCATTTCCACAGCTATTGCATCTTGCCTCCCTTTCGGGAATATTAAAAT GCATATGCAGGCATTTCAGACATTCTTCTACCTCCTTGCCAATACTCCAACATCCTATTTCAGAATTCCGTATAGGTACATGGGTTCCAAATATTGGGGAGTCAAATGGAAGGCTGCTGGCTATGTTGAGACCAAATTCATCTCTTGCTGATGCCCTGTCTTTGTTGGTACAag CTGAAGTTAGTTCAATACCCATAGTGGATGACAATGATTCATTGCTGGATGTTTATTCACGAAG TGATATTACTGCTTTGGCAAGAGACAAAGCTTATGCACAGATTCGCCTTGATCAATTGACTATCCATCAG accttgcaacttgggCAAAATGCAAATTCTCCTTATGGCTTCTTCAGTGGTCAGAGATGTCAGATGTGTTTGCGATCTGATCCTCTGCATAAAGTGATGGAGCGGTTGGCGAATCCAG GTGTGAGGAGACTTGTGATCGTGGAGGCCGGAAGCAAGCGTGTAGAGGGCATCATTTCATTGAGTGATGTGTTCAGGTTCTTGCTAGGTTTAGCTTGA